The following coding sequences lie in one Psychrilyobacter atlanticus DSM 19335 genomic window:
- a CDS encoding Fe-S-containing hydro-lyase gives MKLTTPLKDSDVEKLKTGDTVLISGTIYTARDAAHARLVKLLDEGKELPFDPKGQIIYYVGPTPAKPGNAIGSAGPTTSYRMDPYAPRLIEVGLKGMIGKGARSDEVKGYIKKHKAVYFAAVGGAAALIAKSIKKAEVIAYDDLGAEAIRKMEVVDFPAIVINDIYGNDLYEMGQKEFNRED, from the coding sequence ATGAAATTAACAACACCATTAAAAGATAGTGATGTAGAAAAACTAAAAACAGGAGATACAGTGCTGATCTCTGGAACTATATATACAGCAAGAGATGCAGCCCATGCAAGATTGGTTAAATTATTGGACGAAGGAAAAGAATTACCATTTGATCCAAAGGGACAAATAATTTATTATGTAGGACCAACTCCTGCTAAGCCAGGAAATGCAATCGGAAGTGCAGGACCAACAACTTCTTATAGAATGGATCCATATGCACCAAGATTAATTGAAGTTGGATTAAAGGGAATGATTGGAAAGGGTGCTAGAAGTGATGAAGTAAAAGGATACATAAAAAAACATAAAGCTGTATATTTTGCAGCAGTAGGCGGAGCAGCAGCTCTTATAGCAAAATCTATTAAAAAAGCTGAAGTTATTGCATATGATGATTTAGGAGCTGAAGCTATCAGAAAGATGGAAGTAGTAGATTTTCCTGCCATCGTTATAAATGACATCTATGGAAATGATCTTTATGAAATGGGTCAAAAAGAATTTAATCGTGAAGATTAA